One segment of Massilia sp. Se16.2.3 DNA contains the following:
- a CDS encoding outer membrane beta-barrel protein — protein MFKQIAAAAALVIASSSAFAQQAPKFYVGADVTSTKAKDTDGNETGYGAFAGYKFNENFAIEGGLRRLADISDTYYDDYYDVDMNEKVKLNQTSIAVIGTLPLSSGFGIYGRLGYNHVKAKYRVTASSGGFSASEADSYSENKVVYGAGLTYSFTPAIVGRLEVQKPVSDLTTVVAGVSFGF, from the coding sequence ATGTTCAAGCAAATCGCAGCTGCTGCGGCACTCGTCATCGCCTCCTCCTCGGCTTTCGCCCAACAGGCACCGAAATTCTACGTCGGCGCCGACGTCACCTCGACCAAAGCCAAAGATACCGACGGTAACGAGACCGGCTACGGCGCGTTCGCCGGCTACAAGTTCAACGAGAACTTCGCCATCGAAGGCGGCCTGCGCCGCCTGGCCGATATCAGCGACACGTACTACGACGACTACTATGACGTCGACATGAACGAGAAGGTCAAGCTCAACCAGACCAGCATTGCCGTCATCGGCACCCTGCCACTGAGCAGCGGCTTCGGCATCTACGGTCGCCTCGGCTACAACCATGTGAAAGCCAAGTACCGCGTCACCGCAAGTTCGGGCGGTTTCAGCGCATCGGAAGCGGATTCGTACTCGGAAAACAAGGTCGTCTACGGCGCCGGCCTGACCTATTCCTTCACCCCTGCCATCGTCGGCCGCCTGGAAGTGCAAAAGCCGGTCAGCGACCTGACCACCGTCGTTGCCGGCGTGTCGTTCGGCTTCTAA
- a CDS encoding NAD(P)H-dependent oxidoreductase: MATAPRILVIYAHPAPHRSRINRRLATAAAALDGVLVHDLYETYPDFFIDVAREQALLEAAELVVFLHPIRWYSMPSLLKEWVDSVLLPGWAYGPGAAALRGKVYWLAVTTGSPEASYGPGERHGRPFADFLPPFEQTALLCGMTWWPPHILHGTNSTDDQAIDAHVAAFRDRLQAFLRTPRTGAAHGT; this comes from the coding sequence ATGGCGACCGCCCCCCGCATCCTCGTGATCTACGCCCACCCGGCGCCACACCGCTCGCGCATCAACCGCCGGCTGGCCACGGCTGCCGCAGCGCTCGACGGTGTGCTGGTGCACGACCTGTACGAGACCTACCCCGATTTCTTCATCGACGTGGCGCGCGAACAGGCGCTCCTGGAAGCAGCCGAACTGGTCGTGTTCCTGCATCCGATCCGCTGGTACAGCATGCCCTCGCTGCTCAAGGAATGGGTCGACAGCGTGCTGCTGCCCGGCTGGGCCTACGGCCCCGGCGCCGCCGCACTGCGCGGCAAGGTCTACTGGCTGGCCGTCACCACCGGCAGCCCGGAAGCGAGCTACGGTCCAGGCGAACGCCACGGCCGGCCCTTCGCCGACTTCCTGCCGCCTTTCGAACAGACCGCCCTGCTGTGCGGGATGACATGGTGGCCGCCGCACATCCTGCACGGCACCAACAGCACGGACGACCAGGCGATCGATGCCCACGTTGCCGCCTTCCGCGACCGCCTCCAGGCGTTCCTGCGGACCCCACGGACGGGAGCCGCCCATGGAACATAG
- a CDS encoding hybrid sensor histidine kinase/response regulator: MLAHELRNPLAPISNAAQLPAMAGLDAARVRQSSEVITRQVRHMTALVDDLLDVSRVTRGLVALERVPLDLGTVVRGAIEQARPLIDARGHQLSVAFDGSGLIVDGDRTRLVQVLSNLLNNAAKYTPPGGRIALVVTANGDASVTVAVRDSGIGIAPDMLPHVFDLFTQAERTPDRSQGGLGLGLALVRSLVQLHGGAVEASSPGLGQGSTFSLTLAGTSASPASGALPAGAPAARAAAVARRVLIVDDNVDAAASLAAVLGELGHAVACAGSSREALLLADGDWPEIFILDIGLPDIDGYELVRRLRTAQASARRASSR, translated from the coding sequence ATGCTGGCGCACGAGCTGCGCAATCCGCTCGCGCCGATCAGCAATGCCGCCCAGCTCCCGGCCATGGCCGGCCTGGATGCGGCGCGGGTACGCCAGTCGAGCGAGGTGATCACCCGCCAGGTACGCCACATGACGGCCCTGGTCGACGACCTGCTCGACGTTTCCCGGGTCACGCGCGGCCTGGTTGCGCTCGAACGCGTGCCCCTCGACCTGGGTACGGTGGTGCGCGGCGCAATCGAGCAGGCGCGCCCGCTGATCGACGCTCGCGGCCACCAGCTGTCCGTCGCCTTCGACGGCAGCGGCCTGATCGTGGACGGCGACCGCACGCGCCTGGTGCAGGTGCTGTCGAACCTGCTCAACAACGCCGCCAAGTACACGCCCCCCGGCGGGCGCATCGCGCTGGTCGTCACCGCCAACGGCGACGCCAGCGTCACCGTCGCCGTGCGCGACAGCGGCATCGGCATCGCGCCCGACATGCTGCCGCACGTGTTCGACCTGTTCACCCAGGCCGAGCGCACGCCCGACCGCTCGCAGGGCGGATTGGGACTGGGCCTGGCGCTGGTGCGCAGCCTGGTGCAACTGCACGGCGGCGCCGTCGAGGCCAGCAGCCCCGGCCTTGGCCAGGGCAGCACCTTCAGCCTGACCCTGGCCGGCACGTCGGCCTCCCCCGCGTCCGGCGCGCTGCCCGCTGGCGCGCCTGCCGCACGGGCAGCAGCCGTGGCACGCCGGGTACTGATCGTCGACGACAATGTCGACGCCGCCGCATCGCTGGCCGCGGTGCTCGGCGAACTTGGCCATGCCGTCGCCTGCGCCGGCAGTTCGCGCGAAGCGCTGCTGCTGGCCGACGGCGACTGGCCCGAGATATTCATCCTCGACATCGGCCTGCCCGACATCGACGGTTACGAACTGGTGCGCCGCCTGCGCACCGCCCAGGCCAGCGCCCGGCGTGCTTCGTCGCGCTGA
- a CDS encoding sensor histidine kinase KdpD, translating to MAAAGPLLRRQLNGRRPDGTSFPLELAASMMTVGGERRLALLLLRDAAPAIEAAWRDRAAGERRHKTFQLASHELRTPLASIVGFSELLIKRDFDQASARELLEIVHAQAGLLSTVVTRVLDLARIEAGGRHLLRCAAEPIEGVLTRALGSVAPLGQNGRIRLELAPGLPPVAADAHRLQQAFANVLANSIAYSDPPTPITVSAWLDTGAVAVRVADAGRGMSLDERERLFEAFYRGPHAHGPGTGLGMAIFKEIIDLHGGSIEVESNPGRGTAVTVRLPLAGALHHG from the coding sequence GTGGCGGCCGCCGGCCCCCTGCTGCGGCGCCAGCTGAACGGGCGCCGCCCCGACGGCACCAGCTTTCCGCTGGAACTGGCGGCCAGCATGATGACGGTCGGGGGCGAACGGCGCCTGGCCCTGCTGCTGCTGCGCGATGCCGCGCCGGCGATCGAAGCGGCCTGGCGCGACCGCGCCGCCGGCGAGCGCCGCCACAAGACCTTCCAGCTGGCCTCGCACGAGCTGCGCACGCCGCTGGCGAGCATCGTCGGCTTTTCCGAACTGCTCATCAAACGCGACTTCGACCAGGCCAGCGCGCGCGAACTGCTCGAGATCGTGCATGCCCAGGCAGGCCTGCTCTCGACCGTCGTCACCCGGGTGCTCGACCTGGCGCGCATCGAGGCCGGCGGGCGCCATCTGCTCCGCTGCGCGGCCGAACCGATCGAGGGCGTCCTGACCCGGGCACTGGGCAGCGTCGCGCCGCTCGGCCAGAACGGGCGCATCCGCCTCGAACTCGCACCGGGCCTGCCGCCCGTCGCCGCCGACGCGCACCGCCTGCAACAGGCGTTCGCCAACGTCCTCGCCAACAGCATCGCCTACTCGGACCCGCCCACGCCGATCACTGTCAGTGCCTGGCTCGACACCGGCGCGGTTGCCGTGCGGGTGGCGGACGCGGGACGCGGCATGAGCCTTGACGAGCGCGAGCGGCTGTTCGAAGCGTTCTACCGGGGCCCGCATGCGCACGGCCCCGGCACCGGCCTGGGCATGGCGATCTTCAAGGAGATCATCGACCTGCATGGCGGAAGCATCGAGGTCGAGTCGAACCCGGGCCGCGGCACCGCCGTCACGGTGCGCCTGCCCCTTGCCGGAGCCTTGCACCATGGGTGA
- a CDS encoding TetR family transcriptional regulator, producing the protein MYGARGYRQATVKAVCEAAGLTERYFYESFDNSEALLVTCFNTVTYGVFGEITAAARAAGRGRVARARAMLAAYFAALQRDPASARVFLVEIRGVSREVDRAFDAALRAIGAAVARELAAPARGDGRAWPAGEPRRLPAAGRRGRRCHAHCPALDRRRLPAAAGRGHRNRAAPGHGACPAIAGGGEGAGMSGRARLHSTCARVRRWRAPPC; encoded by the coding sequence GTGTATGGCGCACGCGGCTATCGCCAGGCCACCGTCAAGGCCGTGTGCGAAGCGGCAGGGCTGACCGAACGCTATTTCTATGAGTCTTTCGACAACAGCGAAGCGCTGCTGGTCACCTGCTTCAATACCGTCACCTATGGCGTCTTCGGCGAGATCACCGCGGCAGCGCGGGCCGCGGGCCGCGGCCGCGTGGCCCGCGCCCGCGCCATGCTCGCGGCCTACTTCGCGGCGCTGCAGCGCGATCCGGCTTCGGCGCGCGTCTTCCTGGTCGAGATCCGCGGCGTGAGCCGGGAAGTGGACAGGGCCTTCGACGCGGCCTTGCGGGCGATCGGCGCCGCCGTCGCGCGCGAGCTTGCCGCACCGGCAAGGGGGGACGGACGCGCCTGGCCCGCCGGCGAGCCCCGCCGACTCCCTGCTGCAGGCCGGCGTGGTCGGCGGTGTCATGCACATTGCCCTGCACTGGATCGACGACGGCTACCAGCCGCCGCTGGCCGAGGTCACCGAAACCGCGCTGCGCCCGGGCATGGTGCTTGCCCGGCCATCGCCGGCGGCGGGGAGGGCGCCGGCATGAGCGGCCGGGCACGCCTTCATTCCACATGCGCCCGGGTGCGCCGGTGGCGCGCTCCCCCGTGCTAG
- a CDS encoding response regulator, protein MDKVRSDRPRLIVLDVSLGTESGLELCRALKSDPATREIRIMLLSAHGQQADIAAGMAAGADRYMLKPFSPRDLLAAAAELMT, encoded by the coding sequence ATGGACAAGGTGCGCAGCGACCGGCCGCGCCTGATCGTGCTCGACGTCTCGCTCGGCACCGAGAGCGGCCTGGAGCTATGCCGGGCGCTCAAGTCGGATCCGGCAACGCGGGAGATCCGCATCATGCTGCTGTCGGCCCACGGCCAGCAGGCCGATATCGCGGCCGGCATGGCCGCCGGCGCCGACCGCTACATGCTCAAGCCGTTCAGCCCGCGCGACCTGCTGGCGGCCGCCGCCGAACTGATGACCTAA
- a CDS encoding PAS domain S-box protein: MYSKLNKFLPGGLATQLALAFSLLSIVLTVALVTLVERRAILDAENAIGQGLADLAAQTSDKLERGMFERYREVALMAAQPALTDPNTDGAATSRALARVQQSYSYYEWIGVVGVDGKVRATGNGLLVGADVSARPWFREGLLDGYVGDVHEAVLLARLLPTQAEPRRFVDLSFPFADASGKIRGVLGTHLSWNWAREVERSVVGSVARRSPVDTLILDRTGRVLLGPSNLLDRRLTRGSLYRAATERQGGFVLERWRDGRDYVVGYHRGNGYANYRGLGWTVLVRQDVDSAYAPVRAMRRYMLWCGVALALVFSLAGVALARRITRPLERLASAASALKDGAAPLVPQAGGYAEVRALRESLNTTVTDLEARRSQLQQLNGTLEVLVEARTHELRGAPEKVQASEARIRAIVDASQDAFIAADLEGRIKEWNSQAEALLGWRRHEAIGHDLVELMLPERFRPPESAPMLAFVENGQQGMLGERIERVVTDRHGLEIPVEMSTSLTGAGAAAVFSIFLRDITERKRIDQMKNEFVGTVSHELRTPLTSIRASLALLAEGALGQLPLDVQEVIEICNANCLRLNRLVDDMLDIQKIEAGMMSFAPRTQLLLPLAREAMRTMRAMATARQVELVLDAGADPGLAATFDADRMTQC; this comes from the coding sequence TTGTACAGCAAACTGAACAAATTCCTGCCAGGCGGCCTCGCCACCCAGCTCGCCCTGGCGTTCTCGCTGCTGTCGATCGTCCTGACGGTGGCGCTGGTCACGCTCGTCGAGCGGCGCGCGATCCTGGACGCCGAGAACGCGATCGGCCAGGGTCTCGCCGACCTGGCCGCCCAGACCTCCGACAAGCTCGAGCGCGGCATGTTCGAGCGCTACCGCGAAGTGGCGCTGATGGCCGCGCAGCCCGCGCTCACCGACCCGAACACCGACGGCGCCGCCACATCACGCGCGCTGGCGCGCGTGCAGCAGAGCTACAGCTACTACGAATGGATCGGCGTGGTCGGCGTCGACGGCAAGGTGCGCGCTACCGGCAACGGCCTGCTGGTCGGCGCGGATGTGTCGGCACGCCCGTGGTTCCGCGAAGGCTTGCTCGACGGCTATGTCGGCGACGTCCACGAGGCGGTGCTGCTGGCCAGGCTGCTGCCGACCCAGGCCGAGCCGCGCCGCTTCGTCGACCTGTCCTTTCCCTTCGCTGATGCGAGCGGCAAGATCCGCGGCGTGCTCGGCACCCACCTGTCGTGGAACTGGGCGCGCGAAGTCGAGCGTTCGGTGGTGGGTTCGGTCGCGCGCCGCAGCCCGGTCGATACCCTGATCCTCGACCGCACCGGGCGCGTGCTGCTGGGACCGTCGAACCTGCTCGATCGCCGCCTCACCCGGGGCAGCCTGTACCGCGCCGCCACCGAGCGCCAGGGCGGGTTCGTGCTCGAGCGCTGGCGCGACGGGCGCGACTACGTGGTCGGCTACCACCGGGGCAATGGCTATGCCAATTACCGCGGACTGGGCTGGACCGTGCTGGTGCGCCAGGACGTCGACAGCGCCTATGCGCCGGTGCGCGCCATGCGCCGCTACATGCTCTGGTGCGGGGTCGCCCTGGCGCTGGTGTTTTCGCTGGCCGGCGTGGCGCTGGCGCGCCGCATCACGCGCCCGCTCGAGCGCCTGGCCAGCGCGGCCAGCGCGCTCAAGGACGGGGCGGCGCCGCTGGTGCCGCAGGCCGGCGGCTATGCCGAGGTGCGCGCGCTGCGCGAGTCGCTCAACACCACGGTGACGGACCTCGAGGCGCGCCGCAGCCAGTTGCAGCAACTGAACGGCACGCTCGAGGTGCTGGTCGAGGCGCGCACCCACGAACTGCGCGGCGCCCCGGAGAAAGTGCAGGCCAGCGAAGCGCGCATCCGCGCCATCGTCGACGCCTCGCAGGATGCCTTCATCGCCGCCGACCTCGAGGGCCGCATCAAGGAATGGAACAGCCAGGCCGAAGCCCTGCTGGGCTGGCGCCGCCACGAGGCGATCGGGCATGACCTGGTGGAATTGATGCTGCCGGAACGCTTCCGCCCGCCTGAATCGGCGCCCATGCTGGCGTTCGTGGAAAACGGGCAGCAGGGCATGCTGGGCGAGCGTATCGAGCGCGTCGTCACCGACCGCCACGGCCTGGAAATTCCGGTGGAAATGAGCACCAGCCTGACCGGGGCGGGCGCGGCGGCGGTCTTCAGCATCTTCCTGCGCGATATCACCGAACGCAAACGGATCGACCAGATGAAGAACGAGTTCGTCGGCACCGTCTCGCACGAATTGCGCACGCCGCTGACCTCGATCCGCGCCTCGCTGGCGCTGCTCGCCGAGGGCGCGCTGGGCCAGTTGCCGCTCGATGTGCAGGAGGTGATCGAGATCTGCAACGCCAACTGCCTGCGCCTGAACCGCCTCGTTGACGACATGCTCGACATCCAGAAGATCGAGGCCGGCATGATGTCTTTCGCGCCGCGCACCCAGCTCCTGCTGCCGCTGGCACGCGAAGCAATGCGCACCATGCGCGCGATGGCCACGGCGCGCCAGGTCGAACTGGTGCTCGATGCCGGCGCCGACCCCGGGCTGGCGGCCACCTTCGACGCCGACCGCATGACCCAGTGCTGA
- a CDS encoding response regulator, protein MRKTDDDKQDLAYNAAEFCSTKDAARLLGVSHRTVQLWVENGALQAWKTAGGHRRITIASVNRLVEARRQATVAPPTGPARGPRKLLLVDDDRTMLRLYELEIAGWGLPVTVLKAHDGFEALLRIGEQRPDILVSDLSMPGMDGFRMIRTLRADPACAEMAIIVVSGLDRPTIESMGLPREIPVSPSPCPSPSCARRSSMPSPARPLRPDAGPR, encoded by the coding sequence ATGCGAAAAACTGACGACGACAAACAGGACCTGGCCTACAACGCCGCCGAGTTCTGCTCCACCAAAGACGCCGCGCGCCTGCTGGGCGTGTCGCACCGCACCGTCCAGCTGTGGGTCGAAAACGGCGCGCTGCAGGCATGGAAGACCGCGGGCGGGCACCGCCGCATCACGATCGCGTCGGTCAACCGCCTGGTCGAGGCGCGTCGCCAGGCCACGGTGGCCCCGCCGACCGGCCCCGCCAGGGGGCCGCGCAAGCTGCTGCTGGTCGACGACGACCGCACCATGCTGCGCCTCTACGAGCTCGAGATCGCCGGCTGGGGCCTGCCGGTGACGGTGCTGAAGGCGCACGACGGCTTCGAGGCGCTGCTGCGCATCGGCGAACAGCGCCCGGACATCCTGGTGAGCGACCTTTCCATGCCCGGCATGGACGGCTTTCGCATGATCCGCACGCTGCGCGCCGATCCCGCCTGCGCCGAGATGGCCATCATCGTCGTCAGCGGCCTGGACCGTCCGACGATCGAATCGATGGGCCTGCCCCGCGAAATCCCGGTCTCCCCAAGCCCGTGCCCTTCACCCAGCTGCGCGCGGCGGTCGAGCATGCCCTCGCCGGCGCGCCCGTTGCGGCCTGACGCCGGGCCACGCTAG
- a CDS encoding sensor histidine kinase KdpD has translation MLTNLLSNAIKVAPPGSAVMLFPGTARGVVRACRCPTAAPASRRTSASAYSNPLSRSVPQDGRSGGTGLGLAICKRIVEEHGGGIAIGDAPGGGAVFHVTLPRAPGRYNEAVAAPALAPRIARGRSRPWRV, from the coding sequence GTGCTGACGAATCTGCTGTCGAACGCGATCAAGGTGGCGCCGCCGGGCAGCGCGGTGATGCTGTTCCCCGGCACCGCTCGAGGGGTGGTGCGCGCCTGTCGGTGTCCGACCGCGGCCCCGGCATCGCGCCGGACCAGCGCGAGCGCGTATTCAAACCCTTTGTCCAGATCGGTCCCGCAGGACGGGCGCAGCGGCGGCACCGGCCTGGGCCTGGCGATCTGCAAGCGCATCGTCGAGGAGCACGGCGGCGGCATCGCGATCGGCGACGCGCCCGGTGGCGGCGCCGTCTTCCACGTCACGCTGCCGCGGGCACCGGGGCGCTACAACGAGGCGGTGGCCGCGCCCGCGCTGGCGCCACGCATTGCCCGGGGGCGTAGCCGCCCCTGGCGGGTCTAA
- a CDS encoding PAS domain-containing protein: MNKRDPSSAFLATGGAVGARIAAMDWSAHALGPVSGWDPALRTGLGIVLSSSFPAFLAWGEEMSLFHNDPYRPMLGKKDNVLGRPYSEVWHEVWDTLGSYARRVLAGESFFFEDYATTLERNGFPEPAWFTFSYSPLRDEAGEVRGLICTVVETTGKVTALARHREAEERLALSLEASGNIGTWSYGLDDGLTTVDERFARLFQVDAALARSGTELTRFTDVVHPDDRARVVAAIAAAVRDGTLYDIEYRIPQKRGVDTWVNARGKVFTDPGGGQRRFAGIAVDITARKAAEQALRDTERAALRATARADESRRRLDALLDAAPVGIVYVDAAGGLLAANATNRVIWGEHPAPAATDEYAAWRGWWPTGSERAGQVVGAHEWPLALALAGADTAEATVEIEPFGRPGVRKTILVRAQALRDEHGLVAGAVAANMDVTAQVAAERALQASEQKFRNITNLMPQMVWSSGVDGRDQYVNRRWHEFTGLERLGDARNGWRALVHPDDLPELLGRWRESFTRHQPL, translated from the coding sequence GTGAACAAACGAGATCCCAGCAGCGCATTCCTTGCCACCGGCGGGGCGGTCGGCGCGCGCATCGCGGCCATGGACTGGTCCGCGCACGCGCTCGGCCCGGTGTCGGGCTGGGATCCGGCCTTGCGCACGGGCCTGGGCATCGTGCTCAGTTCCTCGTTTCCGGCCTTCCTGGCCTGGGGCGAGGAAATGTCGCTGTTCCATAACGACCCCTACCGCCCCATGCTCGGCAAGAAAGACAATGTGCTCGGGCGTCCGTATTCCGAGGTCTGGCACGAAGTCTGGGATACGCTGGGCTCGTACGCACGGCGCGTGCTCGCGGGCGAGTCCTTCTTCTTCGAGGACTATGCCACCACGCTCGAGCGCAACGGCTTCCCGGAACCGGCCTGGTTCACGTTTTCCTACAGCCCCCTGCGCGATGAAGCGGGCGAGGTCCGCGGCCTGATCTGCACCGTGGTCGAGACGACCGGCAAGGTCACCGCACTCGCGCGCCACAGGGAAGCCGAGGAGCGGCTCGCGCTCTCGCTCGAGGCCTCGGGCAATATCGGCACCTGGTCGTATGGGCTGGACGACGGCCTGACGACGGTCGACGAACGCTTCGCACGTCTGTTCCAGGTCGATGCCGCGCTGGCGCGCAGTGGCACCGAGCTGACGCGCTTTACCGACGTGGTGCATCCTGACGACCGCGCGCGCGTCGTGGCGGCGATCGCGGCGGCCGTGCGCGACGGCACCCTCTACGATATCGAATACCGCATTCCGCAGAAGCGCGGAGTCGACACCTGGGTCAACGCCCGCGGCAAGGTGTTCACCGACCCCGGCGGCGGCCAGCGCCGCTTCGCCGGCATCGCCGTCGACATCACCGCGCGCAAGGCCGCCGAACAGGCCCTGCGCGACACCGAGCGCGCCGCCTTGCGCGCTACGGCCCGCGCCGACGAGAGCCGGCGCCGCCTCGACGCCCTGCTCGACGCCGCCCCTGTGGGCATTGTCTATGTCGACGCGGCCGGCGGCCTGCTGGCGGCAAACGCCACCAACCGCGTGATCTGGGGCGAACACCCGGCGCCGGCGGCGACCGACGAGTATGCCGCCTGGCGCGGCTGGTGGCCTACCGGCAGCGAGCGTGCCGGCCAGGTCGTCGGCGCCCACGAATGGCCGCTCGCCCTTGCCCTGGCCGGTGCCGACACCGCCGAGGCGACGGTCGAGATCGAACCCTTCGGCCGGCCGGGCGTGCGCAAGACCATCCTGGTGCGGGCGCAAGCCCTGCGCGACGAGCATGGCCTGGTGGCCGGCGCCGTCGCCGCCAACATGGACGTCACCGCCCAGGTCGCGGCCGAACGCGCGCTCCAGGCCAGCGAACAGAAATTCCGCAACATCACCAACCTGATGCCGCAAATGGTCTGGTCGTCGGGCGTCGACGGCCGCGACCAGTACGTGAACCGGCGCTGGCATGAATTTACCGGCCTCGAGCGACTGGGCGACGCGCGCAACGGCTGGCGCGCGCTGGTCCATCCCGACGACCTGCCTGAATTGCTCGGGCGCTGGCGCGAGAGCTTCACGCGACACCAGCCCCTTTGA
- a CDS encoding PAS domain-containing protein, which yields MPDPLLPTDVALLPPALFDALSDSLLVLGADGRVLLANRAAGALFGSTRPSWPDGRRRNWPSRPCPARPRWRPPAPCCGAS from the coding sequence ATGCCTGACCCGCTGCTGCCCACCGACGTAGCGCTGCTACCGCCGGCCCTGTTCGACGCGCTCTCCGACAGTCTGCTCGTCCTTGGGGCCGACGGACGGGTGCTGCTCGCGAACCGCGCCGCGGGCGCCCTGTTCGGCTCGACCCGGCCGAGCTGGCCGGACGGCAGGCGCAGGAACTGGCCGTCGAGGCCCTGCCCGGCTCGGCCGAGGTGGCGGCCGCCGGCCCCCTGCTGCGGCGCCAGCTGA